The following DNA comes from Candidatus Eisenbacteria bacterium.
GAAACCCCAACCTTGTGAAGTACCTGGTCGACCTCGGAAAATCCTGTCTCACAGACTCCTTTGTTGAGCCGCGCGTCGATACCACGGAACCTGTCTGAGAACTTGACGACCAGTTCTCCATCGACGTAGTAAAGGGGTTCTCCGCGCGTGGCGGGAGGAAACAGGCAAAACACAAGAAAGAAGAGAAGGCTGGCCGGAAAACGCCGAAGCATCCTTCGACGTCTCTCAGGCCACCGGTTTTGTAGGCTGGACCAGCGCTTCCCGCAGATGATTTCTTCAACCCCGCCTTGGAGCTGCCAGCCCTCTGCCGCAGTGAACAAAAGTTTGTCGATGAACTTGCTCATACTCTTACATTATCGGCCATTCGGTCTCCAGACGCAACATCGGGGCTGAGGCCGTGCAGCAGGCAGGTCCAGAGATGTCCTTGAACCGACTTTCCGAAAATCTCTGGACTCCCTTCTTGGACGAGGGAACGGCCTGGTTAGACCCAAGGACAAGGGGCATGGCCTTGGGAAACTGGTGGAAGAAGGAAGAGGCCTGCTTGAAGATAACGGAATAGCAGTGTCTTCAGTCTTTACTATCGCTGATCTCTTCCAGCAGAGGTAGCCGGCCTTCGCCCTCGACCCCTGAACCCTTCCCATCTCCGGAGTATCGGATTTCGGTCTTGAGCTGAAGAAGCGAGAACTTGAGCGATTCGCCTTGAGAGCCGAACCCTGACACAAACTTTTGCTTTCTGTCGTTCCTGTCGTACTCAAACTCAACAGATGATTTGAATTCGCTCTCGATTCCCTGACAGAGTTTCTCCGCTATCTCGGGTGGGGTCACAAGAATAAACTTCGAGAAGCCCGTATCCCCCACGTGAGCGACCATGATATCCTTGTCCTGGCAGAGGGCAACTACTTCCCTGATGACGCCGGCTGTAAGCCTGAGAACTCCGGCGAACTTCATTTCACCATACTTCGCCTTGAAAACGCCCTCCGCCTCCTCATCAAAGGTCAATGTCGCGACTGCGTAAAGCTGCCTTGAGGCCCTCCTCTTCCCGAGGTTCTTCTCCAGCGCCTCTGCGCCGGGGAGTTTTGTGATCGGATTGGGCATCTCGCCTTTTCTCTTCAGATCAAGAATGTTTTCAACGAGAGACTCGAGTGCAACCGGATCGAAAGGCTTGAGTACGTACTCGTCTGCCCCCGCTCCAAGTCCCCAGAACCTATCTGATTCCTGGGACTTTGCCGTTAGCATTACCACCGGCGTCTCCCTCAGTTCCGGCGTCTCTTTTATTTCCCTGCAGACTTCGAAGCCGTTCTTCCCTGCCATCATCACATCAAGGATTACTATGTCCGGCCTCTGAGCTTTGACAATCAGCAGCGCATCTTCGCCTTTGGTTGCAGTGAACACCTCGTAGTTCCTCGAGGCAAAACTCTGTTTGAGAATGGCAAGGAGGCTTGGGTTATCGTCAACCACAAGGATCTTCATTCCAGACATTTTCTCCCCCCTTGGCTCTTAGACGCCTGCTCTCACAGCACGGCTTCCGGCGCACATTTCTCCTTATTCAACAGCTGCGGCAATTTCGGAACTGCTCATCTCCAGAGGAATTGAAAAACAGAAAATACTTCCACCCGAAGGATTCGGCTCAAACCAAATTTTTCCTCCATGTCTGGTCACGATGTCCTTTGCGATGGTCAGCCCGAGACCGGTGCCTGCCGTCTCTGGCTGGTCGTGGGACCTGAGCCTTACGAATTTCTCAAAGACCATCCCTCGTTTTGCGGGCGGTATTCCAGGCCCGGTGTCTGATACTCTCACCCTGACCTCGGCCCCCTCGTGTTCACCATGTTCAACAAAAAGATCACACGTCACCTTCCCGCCGCCGGGTGTGTACTTGATTGCATTTCCAAGAATATTCCTGAATACCTGGCTGATCCTCATTCCGTCACAATAGACATCCGGGAGCCCTGAACCGCAGTCCAGCGAAAGCTCGAGTCCCTTGGCCTCTGCCAAAGGTGTTAAGCCACGCACGCAATCTTCCGCAATGGTCCCGATCGAGTTGAACTCGAAGTTCATCTCTAGTCCGCTCTCCAGCTTTCTCAAATCAAGAACCTCGTTTATCAAAGTAAGGAGGTCTTCGGATTCCTTCCGCACGATGCCAAGCAGCTCCTTCTGCTTAGCTGTTACTTCTCCGGCTCTTCCGCCTGCAAGAAGCGTCGTCGCACCGATGATCGAGCTCAGAGGTGTCTTGAGTTCATGCGACACCTGCGAGACGAACTCGGACTTAAGCTCATTTGCCTTTGTCAGCTCGGAGATGTCGTCAAAGACAAGAAGCATTCCCGAATAGGTGCCGGATCTCACGAGAGGCACCGCGTTCACATTGAAGAAGGAACCGTTAAGCTCCACCCGCTCCTTCCGCACCATCGGCTTCGAAAGCGTGGCCTCAACGAAACGGAGCAATTCACCGGACCCTGAGAAAGCCTCTCTGGCCAGGGCCCCTTGCCGTACGGGTTCTCTCCCAAACAAAGTGGTCGCTGCCGTGTTCGTTTTCACGACTCTTCCAGAACCGTCCAGCAGGATTACAACCTCAACCATATTCTCAAGAAGTGTCTCTAATCGGTTCTTTTCCAATTGAATGTCCAGGCACGCCTCTCCGAGTCGTCTCCCCTCCTCCAACGTGCGTTCATATAGTTCGGCATTCTCGAGGGCAACCGCCGCCTGGGCGGCGATTCCTGACGCAAGAAAGATATCCCTTCCACCAAACGGTTTCGAGCCGCTTCCCCTGGTTACGACAAGGTATGCTCGGAGCCTTTCCCTTGATTTCACGGGCGCAACGAGCAGTGACGTAAGCGTCCCGTTACCGCCATCTCTCTTCATGCTGTTTGCAACGACTGGCTTTCTGGACTCCTTCACTTCCTTGAGAAGGTAGCTCGCAAGAGTGCCGCTGACATCTTGCTCTTCTCCTTCAAGCACAAGTCTTGCGTCCTCTGCTTTGACAAGTGCCTCTGCCGATCTCTCGACAAGCTCTCTTACGTCTCTGAGTTCGAGGGTCGATGAGATTTTTCTTGCGACGCCCATAAGGGTCCTGAGCTCCCTTGCCCTTTCTCTTGCCTCACTGGCATACCTGAGGTTGACCAAGGATGCGCCAATCTGATCGGCCAAGGCCGCAAGGAATTTTGTTTTCCCCTCCGCATCGCGCAACCTGCTCGACGCCATTCTGACAAGGAATCCGAGCCTCTCTGTTTTGAAGACAATCGGCGCCACAATCCTTCCGTCAGCCTCTTCGAAAGGCGAAACGTCCCCTCTCCCCAGCCATTTCTCGATACCCGCGAAAAGACCGGCGCTGCCCCGGGAAAGCTCAATTCCTCCGGTTCGCCTGTCCTTCAACGCCACTCCAATCTTGCCCAGATCGGTCTCCTCATTTCCCCATCTCGAAATGTGGTCTGCAAACTGACCTTCCGTCATGTTCCCTCTTATCGATCTGTCAAAGCTCACGATCAGTTCTGCTCTTGCCCGTCTTCCCCTCTCTTCCTCGTGTCCCTTCGCAAGGAAGGCAGTGAAAAGCGAGACAACCAGAAGAAGAGGTATCCTGAGCAGGAGATTCGGGTCAGAAAGGACGGACTCAAGTCCATCGCTTGCGAGAAGACCTGAAGCGTAGACGCAACTTGCTACGACGCCTATTACCACGCTCGTCTTTACCTCTCTTCCAAGCGCCGAAGCCATGATTGCGAAGAAGTACACGATGTAGAGATCGGTTTTCACCGCATTGCAGGAACGGACGACGGCTGAGATGACCAAGATATCCAGAATGAATACCGCGTAGTCGAGCTTCAGCTTCTCGAATTCCTCGTTAGAGACGAACTTCAGGGCGATGTTGGAGATCGCGAACACGGCCAGGAGAACAGGTATGGTGATTCCTGTTC
Coding sequences within:
- a CDS encoding response regulator, with the translated sequence MSGMKILVVDDNPSLLAILKQSFASRNYEVFTATKGEDALLIVKAQRPDIVILDVMMAGKNGFEVCREIKETPELRETPVVMLTAKSQESDRFWGLGAGADEYVLKPFDPVALESLVENILDLKRKGEMPNPITKLPGAEALEKNLGKRRASRQLYAVATLTFDEEAEGVFKAKYGEMKFAGVLRLTAGVIREVVALCQDKDIMVAHVGDTGFSKFILVTPPEIAEKLCQGIESEFKSSVEFEYDRNDRKQKFVSGFGSQGESLKFSLLQLKTEIRYSGDGKGSGVEGEGRLPLLEEISDSKD
- a CDS encoding ATP-binding protein, with product MKKFNLGKVGTIVALRWIEILILILLALYSHNGSFGTGITIPVLLAVFAISNIALKFVSNEEFEKLKLDYAVFILDILVISAVVRSCNAVKTDLYIVYFFAIMASALGREVKTSVVIGVVASCVYASGLLASDGLESVLSDPNLLLRIPLLLVVSLFTAFLAKGHEEERGRRARAELIVSFDRSIRGNMTEGQFADHISRWGNEETDLGKIGVALKDRRTGGIELSRGSAGLFAGIEKWLGRGDVSPFEEADGRIVAPIVFKTERLGFLVRMASSRLRDAEGKTKFLAALADQIGASLVNLRYASEARERARELRTLMGVARKISSTLELRDVRELVERSAEALVKAEDARLVLEGEEQDVSGTLASYLLKEVKESRKPVVANSMKRDGGNGTLTSLLVAPVKSRERLRAYLVVTRGSGSKPFGGRDIFLASGIAAQAAVALENAELYERTLEEGRRLGEACLDIQLEKNRLETLLENMVEVVILLDGSGRVVKTNTAATTLFGREPVRQGALAREAFSGSGELLRFVEATLSKPMVRKERVELNGSFFNVNAVPLVRSGTYSGMLLVFDDISELTKANELKSEFVSQVSHELKTPLSSIIGATTLLAGGRAGEVTAKQKELLGIVRKESEDLLTLINEVLDLRKLESGLEMNFEFNSIGTIAEDCVRGLTPLAEAKGLELSLDCGSGLPDVYCDGMRISQVFRNILGNAIKYTPGGGKVTCDLFVEHGEHEGAEVRVRVSDTGPGIPPAKRGMVFEKFVRLRSHDQPETAGTGLGLTIAKDIVTRHGGKIWFEPNPSGGSIFCFSIPLEMSSSEIAAAVE